A region of the Polaribacter sp. L3A8 genome:
TTCTAATTGCATTGGTCTTCGCTACGGAAACCAAGACGCAGTAGATTTAGGAAAAATAACCGCTTCTTTAACTACTTTTACTACAGATGGTTTTGAACTACAGACAACACATACTCAAGGCACAAGTGGCTCTACAGCTCTAAGAAATGCTGTTTTTAGTGAAAGTCTTGTAGTTTTATATACCGCTTATAAATAGCAACTACCTCATCCACTTAAATCACTAAATAATAAATAAATTTCATCAATTTCTACACCAACATATTAATTAAAAACAGCGTACATAAAAAACTGTTCCTATTAAGTAAACAAATCGTCTCTAATTCTTATATTTGTGCTTCCTAAAAAAGAAGACCAATTATGTTTAATAATTTAAGCGATAAATTAGATAAAGCCTTACACACCTTAAAAGGTCATGGTAAAATTACAGAGGTTAATGTAGCAGAAACGCTAAAAGAAGTTAGAAGAGCATTATTAGATGCCGATGTTAACTTTAAAATTGCCAAAGATTTCACTAAAAGAGTACAAACAAAAGCTTTAGGTCAAGACGTATTAACTACATTAAACCCAGGCCAATTAATGGTAAAGTTAGTTAAAGATGAGCTAACAGAATTAATGGGTGGAGAAACTGTAGGTGTTAATCTAGGTGGTTCGCCAACCGTAATTTTAATGTCTGGTTTACAAGGTTCTGGTAAAACAACTTTTTCAGGTAAATTAGCAAACTTTCTTAAAGACAAAAAATCTAAGCAAGTTTTATTAGTGGGTTGTGATGTTTACAGACCTGCAGCAATTAACCAATTACAAGTTGTTGGAGAACAAATTGGTGTAGAAGTTTATGCAGAAGTTGGAAACAATAATCCTGTTGAAATTTCGCAAAACGCTATAAAGCATGCAAAAGCAAATGGTAAAAATGTAGTTATTATTGATACCGCTGGTCGTTTAGCTGTGGATACAGAAATGATGAATGAAATTTCTAACATTCATAAAGCTGTAAACCCACAAGAAACCTTGTTTGTTGTAGATTCTATGACTGGGCAAGATGCTGTAAATACTGCAAAAGCCTTTAATGATATCTTAAATTTTGACGGAGTTGTACTAACAAAGTTAGATGGAGATACACGTGGTGGAGCTGCCCTATCTATAAAATCTGTGGTTGATAAACCAATTAAATTTATTGGTACTGGAGAAAAAATGGATGCAATTGATGTTTTCCATCCAGATAGAATGGCAGACAGAATTTTGGGTATGGGAGATGTTGTTTCTTTAGTAGAAAGAGCACAAGACCAATACGACGAAGAAGAAGCTAGAAAATTACAAAAGAAGATTGCTAAAAATCAATTTGGTTTTGATGACTTTTTAAGTCAGATTCAACAAATTAAAAAGATGGGTAGCATGAAAGATTTAGTAGGTATGATTCCTGGAGCAGGAAAAGCAATGAAAGATGTAGATATAGATGATGATGCTTTTAAAGGTATTGAAGCTATTATACATTCTATGAC
Encoded here:
- the ffh gene encoding signal recognition particle protein, translated to MFNNLSDKLDKALHTLKGHGKITEVNVAETLKEVRRALLDADVNFKIAKDFTKRVQTKALGQDVLTTLNPGQLMVKLVKDELTELMGGETVGVNLGGSPTVILMSGLQGSGKTTFSGKLANFLKDKKSKQVLLVGCDVYRPAAINQLQVVGEQIGVEVYAEVGNNNPVEISQNAIKHAKANGKNVVIIDTAGRLAVDTEMMNEISNIHKAVNPQETLFVVDSMTGQDAVNTAKAFNDILNFDGVVLTKLDGDTRGGAALSIKSVVDKPIKFIGTGEKMDAIDVFHPDRMADRILGMGDVVSLVERAQDQYDEEEARKLQKKIAKNQFGFDDFLSQIQQIKKMGSMKDLVGMIPGAGKAMKDVDIDDDAFKGIEAIIHSMTPEERSTPSTINASRKKRIAKGSGTSVNEVNQLMKQFNQMSKMMKMMQGGGGRKMMQMMQGMK